One genomic window of Salvia miltiorrhiza cultivar Shanhuang (shh) chromosome 4, IMPLAD_Smil_shh, whole genome shotgun sequence includes the following:
- the LOC131019832 gene encoding B3 domain-containing transcription repressor VAL2-like isoform X2, whose amino-acid sequence MEGGVCMNGICGSSSSVEWKKGWPLRSGGFATLCHNCGTAYKDLVFCETFHSEETGWRECTSCGKRLHCGCIASSTLLELLDTGGVNCTGCSKSCLRPYTPLEEKHKACGLSTENGTDRNSERIVPAQSGDDAKMDCQENLLPSPNANVTSRKLEDELASPEGIGYKLLSSSNQSPVGPSKNYDMFQESKSLHKSLVETNLSISLSASSNSNTLSGMMAEERQLNTAISSFQQGCRPRHLLPRVPTILAAGLETNSSSISQLRVARPPVEGRVKSQLLPRYWPRITDQELQQISGDSNSTIVPLFEKVLSASDAGRIGRLVLPKACAEAYFPPISQPEGLPLRIQDVKGKEWVFQFRFWPNNNSRMYVLEGVTPCIQSMQLQAGDTVTFSRMDPEGKLLMGFRKASNSVLVQKDSHYPMDMSAFQGDGLIGNAESLPLISGYSGLLQSLKGSGSPSMTLFPKHVYPSNISPQIIERNVCKSGGDNLLPQSLVPSERKRRNIGAKSKRLLIDGHDSLELRLSWEEVQDLLRPPPTAKPSTVSVEDHEIEEFDEPPVFGKRSIFIVRHSGEQEQWTQCDSCLKWRKLPIDLLLPLRWTCQDNINDQMRCSCSAPDEMDSRELENLLRMHKDFTKRRALSIPKPVHGQESQENVEALTNGAGNTSEPGSSSVATTTRHPRHRPGCSCIVCIQPPSGKGKHKPTCTCNVCMTVKRRFKTLMMRKKKRQSEREAEIAQRNQFAKEEAEVDSVAPPQHVQLDNNAKRSESENLLKCQSDGGPSQENAENFNGGLDLNCCPAPSSHISMMNLLQEASLPLETYLRQNGLTSLVVSEQQESSTPVIAQASGETTTQARDDAGCSTAAQEHEGSNDLSEKEQREDDTS is encoded by the exons ATGGAGGGTGGAGTGTGCATGAATGGGATTTGCGGTTCATCCAGCTCGGTGGAATGGAAAAAGGGTTGGCCCTTGCGATCCGGTGGCTTTGCTACTCTCTGTCATAATTGCGG GACTGCATATAAAGATTTGGTCTTCTGCGAAACGTTCCATTCAGAGGAAACAGGTTGGAGGGAGTGCACTTCGTGTGGGAAG CGTCTTCATTGTGGATGCATTGCTTCCAGTACATTGCTGGAGCTACTCGACACTGGTGGGGTGAATTGTACGGGCTGCAGCAAGAGCTGTCTGCGTCCTTAT ACCCCCTTAGAAGAAAAACATAAAGCATGTGGGCTTTCAACGGAAAACGGCACTGATAGAAATTCCGAAAGGATTGTACCTGCACAATCTGGTGATGATGCTAAAATGGACTGCCAAGAAAACTTGCTACCGTCCCCGAATGCCAATGTGACTTCAAGGAAACTTGAGGATGAGCTTGCCAGTCCTGAAGGAATAGGTTATAAATTGTTGTCAAGTTCTAATCAGTCGCCTGTTGGGCCATCAAAAAATTATGACATGTTCCAAGAAAGTAAAAGCCTACATAAGTCGTTAGTTGAGACGAACCTGAGCATCAGCTTGTCCGCTTCGTCAAACTCAAATACCTTATCCGGGATGATGGCTGAAGAAAGGCAATTGAACACTGCAATTTCTTCCTTCCAACAGGGTTGCAGGCCCCGCCATCTCTTACCGAGGGTACCGACCATTTTGGCTGCAGGGTTAGAAACAAACTCTAGCTCTATTTCACAATTACGTGTCGCAAGGCCACCTGTAGAAGGAAGAGTTAAAAGCCAATTGCTTCCACGGTATTGGCCTCGAATAACAGACCAGGAGCTGCAGCAAATTTCTGGAGA CTCGAATTCTACGATTGTTCCCTTGTTTGAAAAGGTCTTGAGTGCCAGCGACGCTGGTCGTATTGGTCGTCTGGTTCTTCCTAAAGCATGTGCAGAA GCGTATTTCCCTCCGATCTCTCAACCGGAGGGCCTCCCTTTGAGGATTCAGGACGTGAAGGGAAAAGAATGGGTATTTCAATTCCGATTTTGGCCAAATAATAATAGCCGAATGTATGTTTTGGAGGGCGTAACCCCCTGCATTCAGTCGATGCAATTACAAGCTGGAGATACCG TTACATTCAGTCGTATGGATCCAGAAGGAAAACTTCTAATGGGGTTCCGGAAAGCATCTAACAGCGTTTTAGTACAGAAG GATTCACATTATCCAATGGATATGAGTGCTTTTCAAGGTGATGGGCTCATAGGAAATGCCGAGAGTCTACCTCTAATAAGCGGCTACTCTGGCCTTCTTCAGTCCCTAAAAGGAAGCGGGAGTCCTTCGATGACTCTGTTCCCTAAGCACGTCTACCCTAGCAACATCAGCCCCCAAATCATTGAGAGGAACGTGTGTAAGTCTGGAGGAGATAATCTTTTGCCTCAGTCGTTGGTGCCTTCTGAGCGCAAAAGAAGAAACATTGGGGCGAAGAGCAAACGACTACTTATTGATGGTCATGATTCTTTGGAGCTGAGACTCTCGTGGGAAGAGGTGCAGGATTTGCTCCGGCCACCACCAACTGCCAAGCCAAGCACCGTCTCAGTAGAGGATCATGAAATCGAAGAATTTGAT GAACCACCTGTTTTTGGAAAGAGAAGTATTTTCATCGTTCGTCACTCCGG GGAACAAGAGCAATGGACTCAATGCGACAGTTGCTTAAAATGGCGAAAACTACCAATCGATCTTTTGCTCCCTCTCAGATGGACATGCCAAGACAATATCAATGACCAGATGAG ATGCTCGTGTTCTGCTCCCGACGAAATGGACTCAAGGGAACTTGAGAATCTTCTCAGAATGCACAAGG ACTTCACCAAAAGGAGAGCATTATCAATCCCCAAACCAGTGCACGGACAGGAATCTCAGGAAAACGTCGAAGCACTCACAAATGGAGCAGGCAACACAAGCGAGCCAGGATCTTCGTCTGTCGCAACAACTACAAGACATCCCAGGCATCGTCCGGGCTGCTCCTGCATCGTCTGCATACAGCCTCCCAGCGGGAAGGGCAAGCACAAGCCCACGTGCACGTGCAACGTCTGCATGACCGTGAAACGGCGCTTCAAAACCCTGATGATGCGCAAGAAGAAGCGCCAGTCGGAGCGTGAGGCAGAGATCGCGCAGAGGAATCAGTTTGCTAAGGAGGAAGCCGAGGTCGACAGCGTCGCGCCACCGCAGCATGTTCAGTTGGATAATAATGCAAAGAGATCTGAAAGTGAGAATCTTTTGAAATGCCAGAGCGATGGAGGACCTTCTCAAGAAAATGCAGAGAATTTTAATGGAGGATTGGACTTGAACTGCTGTCCGGCGCCGTCGTCGCACATAAGCATGATGAATCTGCTTCAAGAAGCTAGTTTGCCTTTGGAGACATACCTGAGACAGAACGGTCTTACAAGCTTGGTGGTGTCTGAGCAGCAAGAGAGTTCGACGCCTGTGATAGCTCAGGCTTCAGGAGAGACGACGACGCAAGCACGAGATGATGCCGGTTGTTCGACCGCTGCGCAAGAGCACGAGGGCAGCAATGACTTATCGGAAAAAGAGCAGAGAGAAGACGATACATcgtga
- the LOC131019832 gene encoding B3 domain-containing transcription repressor VAL2-like isoform X1, translating to MEGGVCMNGICGSSSSVEWKKGWPLRSGGFATLCHNCGTAYKDLVFCETFHSEETGWRECTSCGKRLHCGCIASSTLLELLDTGGVNCTGCSKSCLRPYTPLEEKHKACGLSTENGTDRNSERIVPAQSGDDAKMDCQENLLPSPNANVTSRKLEDELASPEGIGYKLLSSSNQSPVGPSKNYDMFQESKSLHKSLVETNLSISLSASSNSNTLSGMMAEERQLNTAISSFQQGCRPRHLLPRVPTILAAGLETNSSSISQLRVARPPVEGRVKSQLLPRYWPRITDQELQQISGDSNSTIVPLFEKVLSASDAGRIGRLVLPKACAEAYFPPISQPEGLPLRIQDVKGKEWVFQFRFWPNNNSRMYVLEGVTPCIQSMQLQAGDTVTFSRMDPEGKLLMGFRKASNSVLVQKQDSHYPMDMSAFQGDGLIGNAESLPLISGYSGLLQSLKGSGSPSMTLFPKHVYPSNISPQIIERNVCKSGGDNLLPQSLVPSERKRRNIGAKSKRLLIDGHDSLELRLSWEEVQDLLRPPPTAKPSTVSVEDHEIEEFDEPPVFGKRSIFIVRHSGEQEQWTQCDSCLKWRKLPIDLLLPLRWTCQDNINDQMRCSCSAPDEMDSRELENLLRMHKDFTKRRALSIPKPVHGQESQENVEALTNGAGNTSEPGSSSVATTTRHPRHRPGCSCIVCIQPPSGKGKHKPTCTCNVCMTVKRRFKTLMMRKKKRQSEREAEIAQRNQFAKEEAEVDSVAPPQHVQLDNNAKRSESENLLKCQSDGGPSQENAENFNGGLDLNCCPAPSSHISMMNLLQEASLPLETYLRQNGLTSLVVSEQQESSTPVIAQASGETTTQARDDAGCSTAAQEHEGSNDLSEKEQREDDTS from the exons ATGGAGGGTGGAGTGTGCATGAATGGGATTTGCGGTTCATCCAGCTCGGTGGAATGGAAAAAGGGTTGGCCCTTGCGATCCGGTGGCTTTGCTACTCTCTGTCATAATTGCGG GACTGCATATAAAGATTTGGTCTTCTGCGAAACGTTCCATTCAGAGGAAACAGGTTGGAGGGAGTGCACTTCGTGTGGGAAG CGTCTTCATTGTGGATGCATTGCTTCCAGTACATTGCTGGAGCTACTCGACACTGGTGGGGTGAATTGTACGGGCTGCAGCAAGAGCTGTCTGCGTCCTTAT ACCCCCTTAGAAGAAAAACATAAAGCATGTGGGCTTTCAACGGAAAACGGCACTGATAGAAATTCCGAAAGGATTGTACCTGCACAATCTGGTGATGATGCTAAAATGGACTGCCAAGAAAACTTGCTACCGTCCCCGAATGCCAATGTGACTTCAAGGAAACTTGAGGATGAGCTTGCCAGTCCTGAAGGAATAGGTTATAAATTGTTGTCAAGTTCTAATCAGTCGCCTGTTGGGCCATCAAAAAATTATGACATGTTCCAAGAAAGTAAAAGCCTACATAAGTCGTTAGTTGAGACGAACCTGAGCATCAGCTTGTCCGCTTCGTCAAACTCAAATACCTTATCCGGGATGATGGCTGAAGAAAGGCAATTGAACACTGCAATTTCTTCCTTCCAACAGGGTTGCAGGCCCCGCCATCTCTTACCGAGGGTACCGACCATTTTGGCTGCAGGGTTAGAAACAAACTCTAGCTCTATTTCACAATTACGTGTCGCAAGGCCACCTGTAGAAGGAAGAGTTAAAAGCCAATTGCTTCCACGGTATTGGCCTCGAATAACAGACCAGGAGCTGCAGCAAATTTCTGGAGA CTCGAATTCTACGATTGTTCCCTTGTTTGAAAAGGTCTTGAGTGCCAGCGACGCTGGTCGTATTGGTCGTCTGGTTCTTCCTAAAGCATGTGCAGAA GCGTATTTCCCTCCGATCTCTCAACCGGAGGGCCTCCCTTTGAGGATTCAGGACGTGAAGGGAAAAGAATGGGTATTTCAATTCCGATTTTGGCCAAATAATAATAGCCGAATGTATGTTTTGGAGGGCGTAACCCCCTGCATTCAGTCGATGCAATTACAAGCTGGAGATACCG TTACATTCAGTCGTATGGATCCAGAAGGAAAACTTCTAATGGGGTTCCGGAAAGCATCTAACAGCGTTTTAGTACAGAAG CAGGATTCACATTATCCAATGGATATGAGTGCTTTTCAAGGTGATGGGCTCATAGGAAATGCCGAGAGTCTACCTCTAATAAGCGGCTACTCTGGCCTTCTTCAGTCCCTAAAAGGAAGCGGGAGTCCTTCGATGACTCTGTTCCCTAAGCACGTCTACCCTAGCAACATCAGCCCCCAAATCATTGAGAGGAACGTGTGTAAGTCTGGAGGAGATAATCTTTTGCCTCAGTCGTTGGTGCCTTCTGAGCGCAAAAGAAGAAACATTGGGGCGAAGAGCAAACGACTACTTATTGATGGTCATGATTCTTTGGAGCTGAGACTCTCGTGGGAAGAGGTGCAGGATTTGCTCCGGCCACCACCAACTGCCAAGCCAAGCACCGTCTCAGTAGAGGATCATGAAATCGAAGAATTTGAT GAACCACCTGTTTTTGGAAAGAGAAGTATTTTCATCGTTCGTCACTCCGG GGAACAAGAGCAATGGACTCAATGCGACAGTTGCTTAAAATGGCGAAAACTACCAATCGATCTTTTGCTCCCTCTCAGATGGACATGCCAAGACAATATCAATGACCAGATGAG ATGCTCGTGTTCTGCTCCCGACGAAATGGACTCAAGGGAACTTGAGAATCTTCTCAGAATGCACAAGG ACTTCACCAAAAGGAGAGCATTATCAATCCCCAAACCAGTGCACGGACAGGAATCTCAGGAAAACGTCGAAGCACTCACAAATGGAGCAGGCAACACAAGCGAGCCAGGATCTTCGTCTGTCGCAACAACTACAAGACATCCCAGGCATCGTCCGGGCTGCTCCTGCATCGTCTGCATACAGCCTCCCAGCGGGAAGGGCAAGCACAAGCCCACGTGCACGTGCAACGTCTGCATGACCGTGAAACGGCGCTTCAAAACCCTGATGATGCGCAAGAAGAAGCGCCAGTCGGAGCGTGAGGCAGAGATCGCGCAGAGGAATCAGTTTGCTAAGGAGGAAGCCGAGGTCGACAGCGTCGCGCCACCGCAGCATGTTCAGTTGGATAATAATGCAAAGAGATCTGAAAGTGAGAATCTTTTGAAATGCCAGAGCGATGGAGGACCTTCTCAAGAAAATGCAGAGAATTTTAATGGAGGATTGGACTTGAACTGCTGTCCGGCGCCGTCGTCGCACATAAGCATGATGAATCTGCTTCAAGAAGCTAGTTTGCCTTTGGAGACATACCTGAGACAGAACGGTCTTACAAGCTTGGTGGTGTCTGAGCAGCAAGAGAGTTCGACGCCTGTGATAGCTCAGGCTTCAGGAGAGACGACGACGCAAGCACGAGATGATGCCGGTTGTTCGACCGCTGCGCAAGAGCACGAGGGCAGCAATGACTTATCGGAAAAAGAGCAGAGAGAAGACGATACATcgtga
- the LOC131019832 gene encoding B3 domain-containing protein Os07g0679700-like isoform X3, whose translation MQTPLEEKHKACGLSTENGTDRNSERIVPAQSGDDAKMDCQENLLPSPNANVTSRKLEDELASPEGIGYKLLSSSNQSPVGPSKNYDMFQESKSLHKSLVETNLSISLSASSNSNTLSGMMAEERQLNTAISSFQQGCRPRHLLPRVPTILAAGLETNSSSISQLRVARPPVEGRVKSQLLPRYWPRITDQELQQISGDSNSTIVPLFEKVLSASDAGRIGRLVLPKACAEAYFPPISQPEGLPLRIQDVKGKEWVFQFRFWPNNNSRMYVLEGVTPCIQSMQLQAGDTVTFSRMDPEGKLLMGFRKASNSVLVQKQDSHYPMDMSAFQGDGLIGNAESLPLISGYSGLLQSLKGSGSPSMTLFPKHVYPSNISPQIIERNVCKSGGDNLLPQSLVPSERKRRNIGAKSKRLLIDGHDSLELRLSWEEVQDLLRPPPTAKPSTVSVEDHEIEEFDEPPVFGKRSIFIVRHSGEQEQWTQCDSCLKWRKLPIDLLLPLRWTCQDNINDQMRCSCSAPDEMDSRELENLLRMHKDFTKRRALSIPKPVHGQESQENVEALTNGAGNTSEPGSSSVATTTRHPRHRPGCSCIVCIQPPSGKGKHKPTCTCNVCMTVKRRFKTLMMRKKKRQSEREAEIAQRNQFAKEEAEVDSVAPPQHVQLDNNAKRSESENLLKCQSDGGPSQENAENFNGGLDLNCCPAPSSHISMMNLLQEASLPLETYLRQNGLTSLVVSEQQESSTPVIAQASGETTTQARDDAGCSTAAQEHEGSNDLSEKEQREDDTS comes from the exons ATGCAGACCCCCTTAGAAGAAAAACATAAAGCATGTGGGCTTTCAACGGAAAACGGCACTGATAGAAATTCCGAAAGGATTGTACCTGCACAATCTGGTGATGATGCTAAAATGGACTGCCAAGAAAACTTGCTACCGTCCCCGAATGCCAATGTGACTTCAAGGAAACTTGAGGATGAGCTTGCCAGTCCTGAAGGAATAGGTTATAAATTGTTGTCAAGTTCTAATCAGTCGCCTGTTGGGCCATCAAAAAATTATGACATGTTCCAAGAAAGTAAAAGCCTACATAAGTCGTTAGTTGAGACGAACCTGAGCATCAGCTTGTCCGCTTCGTCAAACTCAAATACCTTATCCGGGATGATGGCTGAAGAAAGGCAATTGAACACTGCAATTTCTTCCTTCCAACAGGGTTGCAGGCCCCGCCATCTCTTACCGAGGGTACCGACCATTTTGGCTGCAGGGTTAGAAACAAACTCTAGCTCTATTTCACAATTACGTGTCGCAAGGCCACCTGTAGAAGGAAGAGTTAAAAGCCAATTGCTTCCACGGTATTGGCCTCGAATAACAGACCAGGAGCTGCAGCAAATTTCTGGAGA CTCGAATTCTACGATTGTTCCCTTGTTTGAAAAGGTCTTGAGTGCCAGCGACGCTGGTCGTATTGGTCGTCTGGTTCTTCCTAAAGCATGTGCAGAA GCGTATTTCCCTCCGATCTCTCAACCGGAGGGCCTCCCTTTGAGGATTCAGGACGTGAAGGGAAAAGAATGGGTATTTCAATTCCGATTTTGGCCAAATAATAATAGCCGAATGTATGTTTTGGAGGGCGTAACCCCCTGCATTCAGTCGATGCAATTACAAGCTGGAGATACCG TTACATTCAGTCGTATGGATCCAGAAGGAAAACTTCTAATGGGGTTCCGGAAAGCATCTAACAGCGTTTTAGTACAGAAG CAGGATTCACATTATCCAATGGATATGAGTGCTTTTCAAGGTGATGGGCTCATAGGAAATGCCGAGAGTCTACCTCTAATAAGCGGCTACTCTGGCCTTCTTCAGTCCCTAAAAGGAAGCGGGAGTCCTTCGATGACTCTGTTCCCTAAGCACGTCTACCCTAGCAACATCAGCCCCCAAATCATTGAGAGGAACGTGTGTAAGTCTGGAGGAGATAATCTTTTGCCTCAGTCGTTGGTGCCTTCTGAGCGCAAAAGAAGAAACATTGGGGCGAAGAGCAAACGACTACTTATTGATGGTCATGATTCTTTGGAGCTGAGACTCTCGTGGGAAGAGGTGCAGGATTTGCTCCGGCCACCACCAACTGCCAAGCCAAGCACCGTCTCAGTAGAGGATCATGAAATCGAAGAATTTGAT GAACCACCTGTTTTTGGAAAGAGAAGTATTTTCATCGTTCGTCACTCCGG GGAACAAGAGCAATGGACTCAATGCGACAGTTGCTTAAAATGGCGAAAACTACCAATCGATCTTTTGCTCCCTCTCAGATGGACATGCCAAGACAATATCAATGACCAGATGAG ATGCTCGTGTTCTGCTCCCGACGAAATGGACTCAAGGGAACTTGAGAATCTTCTCAGAATGCACAAGG ACTTCACCAAAAGGAGAGCATTATCAATCCCCAAACCAGTGCACGGACAGGAATCTCAGGAAAACGTCGAAGCACTCACAAATGGAGCAGGCAACACAAGCGAGCCAGGATCTTCGTCTGTCGCAACAACTACAAGACATCCCAGGCATCGTCCGGGCTGCTCCTGCATCGTCTGCATACAGCCTCCCAGCGGGAAGGGCAAGCACAAGCCCACGTGCACGTGCAACGTCTGCATGACCGTGAAACGGCGCTTCAAAACCCTGATGATGCGCAAGAAGAAGCGCCAGTCGGAGCGTGAGGCAGAGATCGCGCAGAGGAATCAGTTTGCTAAGGAGGAAGCCGAGGTCGACAGCGTCGCGCCACCGCAGCATGTTCAGTTGGATAATAATGCAAAGAGATCTGAAAGTGAGAATCTTTTGAAATGCCAGAGCGATGGAGGACCTTCTCAAGAAAATGCAGAGAATTTTAATGGAGGATTGGACTTGAACTGCTGTCCGGCGCCGTCGTCGCACATAAGCATGATGAATCTGCTTCAAGAAGCTAGTTTGCCTTTGGAGACATACCTGAGACAGAACGGTCTTACAAGCTTGGTGGTGTCTGAGCAGCAAGAGAGTTCGACGCCTGTGATAGCTCAGGCTTCAGGAGAGACGACGACGCAAGCACGAGATGATGCCGGTTGTTCGACCGCTGCGCAAGAGCACGAGGGCAGCAATGACTTATCGGAAAAAGAGCAGAGAGAAGACGATACATcgtga
- the LOC131019832 gene encoding B3 domain-containing protein Os07g0679700-like isoform X4: MDCQENLLPSPNANVTSRKLEDELASPEGIGYKLLSSSNQSPVGPSKNYDMFQESKSLHKSLVETNLSISLSASSNSNTLSGMMAEERQLNTAISSFQQGCRPRHLLPRVPTILAAGLETNSSSISQLRVARPPVEGRVKSQLLPRYWPRITDQELQQISGDSNSTIVPLFEKVLSASDAGRIGRLVLPKACAEAYFPPISQPEGLPLRIQDVKGKEWVFQFRFWPNNNSRMYVLEGVTPCIQSMQLQAGDTVTFSRMDPEGKLLMGFRKASNSVLVQKQDSHYPMDMSAFQGDGLIGNAESLPLISGYSGLLQSLKGSGSPSMTLFPKHVYPSNISPQIIERNVCKSGGDNLLPQSLVPSERKRRNIGAKSKRLLIDGHDSLELRLSWEEVQDLLRPPPTAKPSTVSVEDHEIEEFDEPPVFGKRSIFIVRHSGEQEQWTQCDSCLKWRKLPIDLLLPLRWTCQDNINDQMRCSCSAPDEMDSRELENLLRMHKDFTKRRALSIPKPVHGQESQENVEALTNGAGNTSEPGSSSVATTTRHPRHRPGCSCIVCIQPPSGKGKHKPTCTCNVCMTVKRRFKTLMMRKKKRQSEREAEIAQRNQFAKEEAEVDSVAPPQHVQLDNNAKRSESENLLKCQSDGGPSQENAENFNGGLDLNCCPAPSSHISMMNLLQEASLPLETYLRQNGLTSLVVSEQQESSTPVIAQASGETTTQARDDAGCSTAAQEHEGSNDLSEKEQREDDTS, from the exons ATGGACTGCCAAGAAAACTTGCTACCGTCCCCGAATGCCAATGTGACTTCAAGGAAACTTGAGGATGAGCTTGCCAGTCCTGAAGGAATAGGTTATAAATTGTTGTCAAGTTCTAATCAGTCGCCTGTTGGGCCATCAAAAAATTATGACATGTTCCAAGAAAGTAAAAGCCTACATAAGTCGTTAGTTGAGACGAACCTGAGCATCAGCTTGTCCGCTTCGTCAAACTCAAATACCTTATCCGGGATGATGGCTGAAGAAAGGCAATTGAACACTGCAATTTCTTCCTTCCAACAGGGTTGCAGGCCCCGCCATCTCTTACCGAGGGTACCGACCATTTTGGCTGCAGGGTTAGAAACAAACTCTAGCTCTATTTCACAATTACGTGTCGCAAGGCCACCTGTAGAAGGAAGAGTTAAAAGCCAATTGCTTCCACGGTATTGGCCTCGAATAACAGACCAGGAGCTGCAGCAAATTTCTGGAGA CTCGAATTCTACGATTGTTCCCTTGTTTGAAAAGGTCTTGAGTGCCAGCGACGCTGGTCGTATTGGTCGTCTGGTTCTTCCTAAAGCATGTGCAGAA GCGTATTTCCCTCCGATCTCTCAACCGGAGGGCCTCCCTTTGAGGATTCAGGACGTGAAGGGAAAAGAATGGGTATTTCAATTCCGATTTTGGCCAAATAATAATAGCCGAATGTATGTTTTGGAGGGCGTAACCCCCTGCATTCAGTCGATGCAATTACAAGCTGGAGATACCG TTACATTCAGTCGTATGGATCCAGAAGGAAAACTTCTAATGGGGTTCCGGAAAGCATCTAACAGCGTTTTAGTACAGAAG CAGGATTCACATTATCCAATGGATATGAGTGCTTTTCAAGGTGATGGGCTCATAGGAAATGCCGAGAGTCTACCTCTAATAAGCGGCTACTCTGGCCTTCTTCAGTCCCTAAAAGGAAGCGGGAGTCCTTCGATGACTCTGTTCCCTAAGCACGTCTACCCTAGCAACATCAGCCCCCAAATCATTGAGAGGAACGTGTGTAAGTCTGGAGGAGATAATCTTTTGCCTCAGTCGTTGGTGCCTTCTGAGCGCAAAAGAAGAAACATTGGGGCGAAGAGCAAACGACTACTTATTGATGGTCATGATTCTTTGGAGCTGAGACTCTCGTGGGAAGAGGTGCAGGATTTGCTCCGGCCACCACCAACTGCCAAGCCAAGCACCGTCTCAGTAGAGGATCATGAAATCGAAGAATTTGAT GAACCACCTGTTTTTGGAAAGAGAAGTATTTTCATCGTTCGTCACTCCGG GGAACAAGAGCAATGGACTCAATGCGACAGTTGCTTAAAATGGCGAAAACTACCAATCGATCTTTTGCTCCCTCTCAGATGGACATGCCAAGACAATATCAATGACCAGATGAG ATGCTCGTGTTCTGCTCCCGACGAAATGGACTCAAGGGAACTTGAGAATCTTCTCAGAATGCACAAGG ACTTCACCAAAAGGAGAGCATTATCAATCCCCAAACCAGTGCACGGACAGGAATCTCAGGAAAACGTCGAAGCACTCACAAATGGAGCAGGCAACACAAGCGAGCCAGGATCTTCGTCTGTCGCAACAACTACAAGACATCCCAGGCATCGTCCGGGCTGCTCCTGCATCGTCTGCATACAGCCTCCCAGCGGGAAGGGCAAGCACAAGCCCACGTGCACGTGCAACGTCTGCATGACCGTGAAACGGCGCTTCAAAACCCTGATGATGCGCAAGAAGAAGCGCCAGTCGGAGCGTGAGGCAGAGATCGCGCAGAGGAATCAGTTTGCTAAGGAGGAAGCCGAGGTCGACAGCGTCGCGCCACCGCAGCATGTTCAGTTGGATAATAATGCAAAGAGATCTGAAAGTGAGAATCTTTTGAAATGCCAGAGCGATGGAGGACCTTCTCAAGAAAATGCAGAGAATTTTAATGGAGGATTGGACTTGAACTGCTGTCCGGCGCCGTCGTCGCACATAAGCATGATGAATCTGCTTCAAGAAGCTAGTTTGCCTTTGGAGACATACCTGAGACAGAACGGTCTTACAAGCTTGGTGGTGTCTGAGCAGCAAGAGAGTTCGACGCCTGTGATAGCTCAGGCTTCAGGAGAGACGACGACGCAAGCACGAGATGATGCCGGTTGTTCGACCGCTGCGCAAGAGCACGAGGGCAGCAATGACTTATCGGAAAAAGAGCAGAGAGAAGACGATACATcgtga